The stretch of DNA AAGATAGTTCGTTGTGGGTGAAGGAGAGCGAGAAGATAGTTGATAGTCCCAGAAAGCTTTCGCGTCGTATGCACTAGGAAAAACTTTTTCCGCTTTTGAGAAAAGGGTTCTAGGGTGAAAAGAAAGATTGTGCTGAGCATGAAGGAAAAAATTTAGCGGGTCTTTAAAAGCCTTTATCAGATGTTTTAGGGATAGATGTGTTGGGGCGGGTTTAGTTGTTGCCTGGGTGAAAAGCGAGGGCGCCTTGTTTTGTGCCGGAGTGGCTTGGGCCATACGGTAGAAAACTTGATAGGATTGATGTAGTGGGGTGGTAGAAAAGTTTTCTTTTGCGTACAGCTTTCCAGAAAGATTCTCTTCTTGAATGGGCACAGCATCTAACAGGTGTTTAAGAGCAGAACAGGGTAAAGCGGGATTTTTTGAGGAGGAAAGATAGCTGATATGGAGCTGGTGTTTTGTAGAAACGAGCGTTTGTAGAAAATGAAGATTGTCTTCATCCTCTGTGGAAGAAAAGAAAAAATCTTCCTGCATAAGCGAAGGGTCTATAAGAAAACTTGTGTCTAGGGAAAGATCTTTTTTGTTAGCACCAAGAACAAAAGTATATCCTTTTGGAATGAGGCTCAGGCTATTTAAAGATCCCACAAAGGGGCCCGGCTGATTATATAACTGACTGTGACCAGGAATATGAGAAAGGAAATCTAAGCAAAACTCTATAAAGATAGTTAAAGGACAGGAAGCTTGCGCAAAAGGTTGTAGAGTTCTGGATAGGGAAACCAGCAAAGCGTGTTCTTCTGCAGAAAGAAGGAAGATTTTTTCTAATGCTAAAAAGATCTGCTGTGAGTGGAGCTCATAGGTTTTTTCTTTGCTGTCTGCGTAATGAGCCACTATTTGTTGCAATGCGTCAAGTAGCGGAATAACGGTTTCCCAAGTCTCTACTTCATTCACCTCTCCCGAGTCATCTATGAAGGGATACTCATCGAGAATTTTGTGGATGAGTTGAGTAAGCGGAGGAGATTTTTTGGATAAAGACTTCCAGTAACTCGAGAGTTTATAAGAAAGGAACCGTAATTTTGTCGTTTCCAAAGGGACGACAAGATCTGGATGTGAAAGAAGGCGTAGTAAGTCATGCAGAGAGTCTTTAGAGAATAAGAATGCTACGACTAACAACAGTTTGTTTTTTAGTTCACGGGTTTGAGATTTTTCTGTTTTTGTTAAATACAAAGGGAGATGAGGTTCAAATACACCCTTTAAGAGCGGTTCATATTTGGCGAGGTTAGAAGAAACGATGAATATTTCTTCGGTAGGGACTCCAGAGTGCAGTAGTTGAGAAATTATAGAAAATATTTGGTGAACCTCTCGTAAGGCCGAAGGCGCCTGACGAACAAAAATAGTTTGTGGAGATTTGGCAAAGAGCTCTTTGTCTATAGGCTGTAGATGAAAAAAGCTGTCTTTTACAATGTGTAAAGAAGAGGTTTTTTCATAAGGCTGAAAAAGCTCTTCATAAGGGACGCTATAATCTAAAAAGAAATTTTGTAAAGACTGGGATCGATGTGCAAGGTTGGCTAGAAGAGCTAGGCGATCGGTTAATATGTATTTTTCCCAGGTCTCCTGGTAAGGCTCTGGGATTTTTGAAGAAAGCCGAGCCATAGCTTTATCTGACAACAAATCTCCAAAATACGCTGCACTAGGAGAAAAACAATAGAAGTGCACAGGGAAATGTTTCCCTAAGGCAACGAAAAACGAGGCTACATGCTGAGGGAGCTGGGGATATCCAAAAATGTGTAAAGAACAAGGGTATTTAGGGGGGTGAGCTAAAATCGAAGAAAAAATAGTTTCTAGTGGAGTGTAGGCGGTTTTAAGCTGATCAAAGATTTGTTTATAATAAGGGTTGTTGGTTGTGGGTTCTTGAGAGAAAGAATAAAATTTTTTAAAAAGAGAAGAAAGTTTTTGTAAATGAACGTAGGAGACTTCCGAAGAAGAGTTAAAAGAGGTCTCTCTTAACAAGTTATAAATGTGCAATGGAAGGGTAATGTGATCGGGGGTAGAGAGATCGGCCAGACGCGTTCCCGTAAATAAGTATTTGACAAAAGCGTCGAAAGAGGCAAAAATGTGTGTCCCCATGAAGATGTGATTGGATGAAGCCTTTACCAATTCTCTTCGTAACCAGTGATCTGTGTCTGAGCTCGGCACCAGGATCCATCGTTTTGTCATGGGAGTTTGGTTGATAGAGAACAGATCTTGAGCGAGTTTAGCTAACAGGACTTCTGGATAGTTGCTAAATGTTGCTTGGCTGTGAGATAGTTCATTCATCGGATGGGTTCATGAGTAGTGTTGCTAGGAAACGATCTTTCCGGGCTTTGGTCGTTACACATTTTCTTACGATTATAAACGACAATCTCTATAAGTTTCTTTTAGTTTTTTCCTTGTTAGAAGGAAAAAACTTAGAAGAAAACGCAAGAATTCTTTCTTTAGTCAGTTTCTTTTTCGCGCTGCCCTATATCTTGCTAGCTCCATTCTCTGGAAGTTTGGCGGATCGTTTTCAAAAACGAAATATTATTTTGTTGACTCGCGTAGTAGAAATTTTTTGCGCGATTTTGGGGGTGTACTTCTTTCATATCCACTCTGTTATGGGAGGATATCTTGTTTTGGTGTTGATGGCTTGTCATTCCGCGATTTTTGGCCCAGCAAAAATGGGTATATTGCCGGAAATGCTTCCCTTAGAGGAGCTGTCTAAAGCCAATGGATCGATGACTGCGGCGACATATTCTGGGAGTATTTTAGGGTCCTGTCTAGCCCCTCTTATGGTTGATTTAACCAAAGATTTTGTAACAAACAGCTATGAATTATCGGCTTGTTTTTGTGTGGCTTCTTCTATTTTAAGTTTATTTGTCGCTTTAAGAATCCGCGCGAGCAATGTCAAAAACAAAGGCCAAAAAATTGCATATGTAAGCTTTAAAAATTTGTGGGCGGTCTTTCTGGAAACGCGAAATATTGCCTACTTGACGGTTTCGGTTTTCCTCGTTGCCTTCTTTCTTTTTGTCGGGGCTTATGTGCAACTACAAATTATTCCTTTTGTAGAATTTACTTTGGGATATTCGAAGCATTATGGGGCATACCTGTTCCCTATTGTTGCGGTGGGAATGGGAGTTGGCTCTTATATGGCGGGATGGATATCTGGAAAGGATATCAAACTTGGGTTTTCTCCATTAGCTGCCGTTGGGGTAGGGCTTTCTATGATGGTCCTCTGTTTGCTTTCGTTTTCGATAACCGCGGTGCTTTTGCTTCTTTTTTGTCTGGGGCTTTTCGGAGGGATCTATCAAGTCCCTTTGCATGCATATATCCAGTTTGTAAGCCCGGAACATAAAAGAGGCCAAGTATTGGCCTTAAACAATTTTTTAGATTTCTCTGGGGTTTTATTAGCTGCTGGGTTTGTTCGGCTACTAGGCTCTGGTTTACACTTAACGCCAGATCAAAGTTTTCTATATATGGGCTCTCTGGTCGTGTGTTTTGCCGTGCTTTCTCTGTGGTTGCTGAAGGAGCAGGTGTATCGGTTATTGTTAACACGAGTTTTAAGAAGGCAGTTAGGTCAGAGCTTTTCTTCTCCCAAGGCAGAAGATGTGAGCTGCTTTTTTGTTTCCGCGACTTCTTACAAGGAAGCGCGACGGATTCTCGCGCTTTTCCCAAAAACGATACGCAGCCGCATGTTCATTCTAGATAAAAAACTCCAACCAGGCTGGACGACCTACTTAATCCCGCATTGTGTAACTACTGTTTTTTCCTATGGGATAGAGGGGCAAGCTTTTGTGGATTGGATAGATCTGCAAGTGCGAGAAATTCATGAGCTGCTCAAGAAACAACCTTCTTTAGGAGTGGTGTGTCTTGGAGATCAGTCTCAGAGTCAATTTTTCTTTGCTCAATTACAAGCTTCAGGGGTGTCTATGCGAAATGTAACATTGGTTCAAGACCCTGGGCCAAAGTATTCTTTACTTTTAGCCGAATGAAAGTTGTGTAGATAGCTATTTAAGTGAAATAGCTCTGATAAATTTGCCTCCACCGAACGCTTTTGAGTTTTTCTTTTCGAGCAAAGTCTTCTAGTACTGCTGTGGGTTGCGTAGCAAACAAACGGATTTCTTTATCTGTTAGACGAAGGAGAACCCAGAGAGGTTCTATACCTAAAAGTTTGCGAATTTTTTTCTTTGCTTTATGAAATAGACTCTGGGTTCGAAATAATCGAAAAAGAAAGAAAACATTGGGGCAAAATATACAGAAGAAACCTATCCAAGGAAACCAAGGAAATAAAAAGGCGCCAAATAGAACGAAAAAAAGAAAAAAATGAGTCTCTCCTGTTGAGCGAAATAAGGGGCCCAAAAACCTTCTCCAACAATGTTTAGAAGTGCTGTATGCGAGCACTTCTTCAAACATCGGCTCGTAAAATTTCATGCGCACAGCATGGATAGCTTCGTGAGAGAGCACTTCTTCTTTAGAAAAAAAACCAAACCAGAAAGAAGCTTTTTTAAACTGTTTACGTAGTTGAATGGTTACCCGATTATCCATAATCCATGTACACCCGGCTTCCCAGGCGTCAAGGCTTTCATTAGAGTAAGAAACTTCTAAAAATGTTGGGTTGATATCGTATTGTTTTTGCAGTTCCGGGGGGAAGGGAGTCGGGTGTGTAGGGGCTTTTGCTAAGGTTTGGTCTACTCGTAGAAAAAAAGCCTGTTTTTCCTCTTCCGGACCAGCAATAAAGCCTTCTTTATTGAGCTGGAGTAAATCATTGTAGGAATCCAACGAAGGGGGAGAAGAAAGAAATTCAAGCTTTTTCAAGGTTGTTCTCAAAGTTTGGGGCTACGGAAAAAGGCTCCAAGTTCTATTTTTTAGAGAGGAGTTTAGAGATTTCACCATACGCCAGAGGAGTTTTTTTGCCAAAGAATAGCGGGTTATTAAAGTGTTGGCAAATCCGAGATCTCACCTAGCTATAAAGGCTTAGTTTGTTTGCAAGCAACAAGATTGACAGCTTGCGGTAGCGGGGTGTTTAAAAAGTCTCGCTCAGTAAAGCGAATGTCCTTGACTTTTTCCTGAGACCCAATGATATTGGGTCCCGGGAAGGCTTGGAAGGCTTACTATCCTGCAAATTCTTGCTGCGGTTAGAAGGTTCCGCACAGTTACTAAAAGTCGTTAATCTGGAAAGCTTCAAGGCTTTTTCCCGGCAGTTCTTTTATCAATTTTATTGGCGGCAAGGTTAACCCCCGTTCAAAGTTCCTGACAAGGCTTTGCGTTAAAGCCTTATGATACAGGGTCGTGCATTAAAGTTTTGTAAAGAAGCCGAATTTTCTGTGTCGCTATTCTACGAGCGAGCTTCTTTTGTTCCTTGGGAAGAATGCAAAGTCTAGTCGTTCGAAAGGCTCCGAAGTGGCGGGTTGCGTGTCTTGAAGTTAAAAGACGCTTTTTGTTTATGGATATAGGAATTTCGTAACCAAGAAGGGTTCTATACAAAGAGAAAAAAACTAACAGCTCAATTTTCACTGTTGTTTTTGAATCGTTTTTTAGTAAGGGCACGAAATTGTAAGTTTTTTAATAAGAGTAATTAAAAAAAAGAATCTTCTGACAGGGCATAAAAATCAGAGAAGGTAAATAGAGAGGGACTAATATAATCGTATAAGAAAAAGGTTTTTTTTTTTTAAAAAAAGCTTTTGTGCGAGAGACCGTGATCCCGCTTATTGGCATTGGTATATGAAAAAATCCTTAATCATCGTCGAGTCCCCAGCTAAAATCAAAACCTTAAGAAAGTTACTAGGGGAGGGGTTTGTTTTTGACTCTTCTTTGGGACATATTGTTGATCTTCCGGCAAAGGGTTTTGGTATTGATATCGAAAAAGGGTTCATTCCGGATTACCAAGTTTTAGAGGGGAAAGAAGAGGTTATTCGGAAAATTTGTTCCGAGGCCAAGAAATGTGATATGGTTTACCTTGCTCCGGATCCAGACCGAGAAGGAGAGGCTATAGCGTGGCACATAGCCAATCAATTGCCTAAAGGCACTAAAATTCAAAGAATTTCTTTTAACGCGATCACTAAAGCGGCTGTTACAGAAGCATTAAAGCACCCACGAGAGATTGATATGTCGTTGGTCAATGCGCAACAAGCTCGGCGTTTTCTGGATCGCATTGTGGGATACAAAATTTCTCCGATTTTAGGTCGTAAGTTACAACGGTGGTCCGGGGTTTCTGCTGGAAGAGTACAGTCTGTGGCCTTAAAACTGGTTGTGGATAGAGAATATGCTATAGAACAATTCGTTCCTGTAGAATTTTGGAATATCCGCGTTAACCTTCAAGATCCACGAAGTCGAAAAACTTTTTGGGCTCATTTGTATTCGGTGAATGGAAAAAAATGGGAGAGAGAAATCCCAGAAGGAAAAACCGCCGATGAAGTCGTACTAATAAATTCTAAAGACAAGGCCGATGAGATAGTCTCGTTGTTAGAAACCGCCACTTATCGTGTGGATCGCCTAGAATCTAAAGAGAAAAAACGTAACGCATATCCTCCGTTTATTACGTCGACATTACAGCAGGAAGCTAGTCGGCATTACCGCTTCTCTTCTTCCAGAACTATGAATATTGCGCAAACTCTGTACGAGGGAGT from Chlamydia suis encodes:
- a CDS encoding exodeoxyribonuclease V subunit gamma; translated protein: MNELSHSQATFSNYPEVLLAKLAQDLFSINQTPMTKRWILVPSSDTDHWLRRELVKASSNHIFMGTHIFASFDAFVKYLFTGTRLADLSTPDHITLPLHIYNLLRETSFNSSSEVSYVHLQKLSSLFKKFYSFSQEPTTNNPYYKQIFDQLKTAYTPLETIFSSILAHPPKYPCSLHIFGYPQLPQHVASFFVALGKHFPVHFYCFSPSAAYFGDLLSDKAMARLSSKIPEPYQETWEKYILTDRLALLANLAHRSQSLQNFFLDYSVPYEELFQPYEKTSSLHIVKDSFFHLQPIDKELFAKSPQTIFVRQAPSALREVHQIFSIISQLLHSGVPTEEIFIVSSNLAKYEPLLKGVFEPHLPLYLTKTEKSQTRELKNKLLLVVAFLFSKDSLHDLLRLLSHPDLVVPLETTKLRFLSYKLSSYWKSLSKKSPPLTQLIHKILDEYPFIDDSGEVNEVETWETVIPLLDALQQIVAHYADSKEKTYELHSQQIFLALEKIFLLSAEEHALLVSLSRTLQPFAQASCPLTIFIEFCLDFLSHIPGHSQLYNQPGPFVGSLNSLSLIPKGYTFVLGANKKDLSLDTSFLIDPSLMQEDFFFSSTEDEDNLHFLQTLVSTKHQLHISYLSSSKNPALPCSALKHLLDAVPIQEENLSGKLYAKENFSTTPLHQSYQVFYRMAQATPAQNKAPSLFTQATTKPAPTHLSLKHLIKAFKDPLNFFLHAQHNLSFHPRTLFSKAEKVFPSAYDAKAFWDYQLSSRSPSPTTNYLSTFTESLYTQTQEAINKRVAFLRQDLSLAPFSVVFSDQLFHDLNSPHDKHLPPLVLSLPEHNVSLQGEIRGACSQGVYLFSMLPDEAFRKARTSPAIPKNSFELETYLEAYLSLAILQAAHLLPKEATILRVSFHNIEPISPPFSSPEAYLIRAINLYNHLQNNAIPLPSAQAWEYMKKIDSASDSIKKLLDGEEDPLTSSFWLFHNRDTEEICSGLSKDTLSQLLSLFINQDTQ
- a CDS encoding MFS transporter, which codes for MSSVARKRSFRALVVTHFLTIINDNLYKFLLVFSLLEGKNLEENARILSLVSFFFALPYILLAPFSGSLADRFQKRNIILLTRVVEIFCAILGVYFFHIHSVMGGYLVLVLMACHSAIFGPAKMGILPEMLPLEELSKANGSMTAATYSGSILGSCLAPLMVDLTKDFVTNSYELSACFCVASSILSLFVALRIRASNVKNKGQKIAYVSFKNLWAVFLETRNIAYLTVSVFLVAFFLFVGAYVQLQIIPFVEFTLGYSKHYGAYLFPIVAVGMGVGSYMAGWISGKDIKLGFSPLAAVGVGLSMMVLCLLSFSITAVLLLLFCLGLFGGIYQVPLHAYIQFVSPEHKRGQVLALNNFLDFSGVLLAAGFVRLLGSGLHLTPDQSFLYMGSLVVCFAVLSLWLLKEQVYRLLLTRVLRRQLGQSFSSPKAEDVSCFFVSATSYKEARRILALFPKTIRSRMFILDKKLQPGWTTYLIPHCVTTVFSYGIEGQAFVDWIDLQVREIHELLKKQPSLGVVCLGDQSQSQFFFAQLQASGVSMRNVTLVQDPGPKYSLLLAE